The following proteins come from a genomic window of Tepidiforma thermophila:
- a CDS encoding PadR family transcriptional regulator, which translates to MSLRFAILGLLTAGELSGYEIARRFEQSVGYFWHARAQQIYPELARLESEGLVAGRAVPQVGKPDKRVYTITARGLAHLADWVLTPSPLTLTKDEFLVKVWSYGLVEPQRAIEALATHRRQQEERLAAYRAIEAAFEGADPAAVPTAFLGPYLTLRAGIQFIEAFLAWADEAERILRARAASRPAP; encoded by the coding sequence ATGTCGCTGCGCTTCGCCATCCTCGGCCTCCTGACGGCCGGCGAACTGTCCGGCTACGAGATCGCCCGTCGCTTCGAACAGTCCGTGGGCTATTTCTGGCACGCCCGCGCCCAGCAGATCTACCCCGAGCTCGCCCGCCTCGAATCCGAAGGGCTCGTGGCCGGCCGCGCCGTCCCCCAGGTCGGCAAGCCCGACAAACGCGTCTATACCATCACCGCCCGGGGCCTCGCTCACCTCGCCGACTGGGTGCTCACCCCGTCTCCGCTCACCCTTACGAAAGACGAGTTCCTCGTCAAAGTCTGGAGCTACGGCCTCGTCGAACCGCAGCGCGCCATCGAGGCCCTCGCAACGCACCGCCGCCAGCAGGAGGAGCGCCTCGCAGCCTACCGCGCCATCGAAGCCGCGTTCGAAGGCGCCGACCCCGCGGCCGTCCCGACCGCGTTCCTCGGTCCCTACCTTACCCTTCGCGCAGGCATCCAGTTCATCGAGGCGTTCCTCGCCTGGGCCGACGAGGCCGAGCGCATCCTCCGCGCCAGAGCCGCATCCCGGCCGGCGCCCTGA
- a CDS encoding metal-dependent transcriptional regulator — MPKQVRNVASDDYLTAIYRMSHDEGQDVIAVRLADRLEITPPSVAGMLKRLMRDGLVHIDAKKVIHLTPEGFRRAEQMVRRHRLAECLLTDVLKVDWWRAYEEAHLLEHGISDITERNLYEMLGRPKKSPFGYPIPGPGAPQKLSMVTLGDLKEGQEAEIDRVFEEDEQLLRFFDEEGIRPGVKVVIEEVAPYRGTITVRVGERRIVLGTPVANKIWVVQPARAGTSAETRR; from the coding sequence ATGCCGAAACAGGTCAGGAATGTTGCCAGCGACGATTATTTGACAGCGATTTACCGGATGAGCCACGACGAGGGCCAGGACGTCATCGCCGTGCGGCTTGCGGACCGGCTGGAGATCACGCCGCCGTCGGTTGCGGGGATGCTGAAGCGGCTGATGCGGGACGGGCTGGTGCACATCGATGCGAAGAAGGTGATTCACCTGACGCCCGAGGGGTTTCGGAGAGCGGAGCAGATGGTGCGGCGGCATCGCCTTGCGGAGTGCCTGCTGACCGATGTGCTGAAGGTGGACTGGTGGCGGGCGTACGAGGAGGCGCACCTCCTGGAGCATGGGATTTCGGACATCACGGAGCGGAACCTGTACGAGATGCTTGGGCGGCCGAAGAAAAGCCCGTTCGGCTATCCGATACCGGGGCCGGGCGCGCCGCAGAAGCTTTCGATGGTCACGCTGGGCGACCTGAAGGAGGGGCAGGAGGCGGAGATCGACCGGGTGTTTGAAGAGGATGAGCAGCTTCTGCGGTTCTTCGACGAGGAGGGGATTCGCCCGGGGGTGAAGGTCGTCATCGAAGAGGTTGCGCCCTACCGCGGGACGATTACGGTGCGGGTGGGCGAGCGGAGGATTGTGCTGGGCACCCCGGTGGCCAACAAGATCTGGGTGGTGCAGCCGGCGCGGGCGGGAACTTCGGCCGAAACGCGGCGTTAA
- a CDS encoding bifunctional diguanylate cyclase/phosphohydrolase, protein MELTHWREPRGTMRVLVVEDDPALGRLIQLVLGQHLAEVRLARSGAEAIAELATGQFDAIASDISLPDMSGLDVIAEARQRAPAAGIVAITGFVDVDTAVRSMKAGADDFLGKPFDAEILWHVLNKAADNRARQIAAEQAAVYRQLAYTDALTGCPNRRFIDEFLADAVFRAREEGRQLSVAYLDIDNFKLLNDFVGHEEGDRVLQRVVRTLERHVEPPAQFARFGGDEFVVVLPGWTEERARRLMERVRRAIGQIEVVNGARVTLPTRISVGVASLREGQSPRDLVAEAEDAMYLDKAVSPAMVTAAMERAITQEDALLKAGNIKALRNLVKAIDRRDSYTRFHSDHATQLAIRLGTELGLDDGAMQALAIGGPIHDLGKIVVPDEILRKPGPLTLEERRAMEEHPVMGAAITAAVTDLDSVVNLVRHHHERYDGEGYPGRLKGTEVPLATRLFTLADAYSAMTTDRPYRKGLTLEMAVEEILRGRGTQFDPELAEAFVSMIERAARENAERAA, encoded by the coding sequence GTGGAACTGACGCACTGGCGGGAGCCGCGGGGAACGATGCGGGTCCTCGTGGTGGAGGATGACCCGGCGCTTGGGCGCCTCATTCAGCTCGTCCTCGGACAGCACCTTGCGGAGGTCCGGCTGGCGCGGTCGGGCGCGGAGGCGATTGCTGAGCTCGCGACGGGCCAGTTCGATGCCATTGCGTCGGATATCAGCCTGCCCGACATGTCGGGGCTGGACGTGATTGCGGAGGCGCGGCAGAGGGCGCCGGCTGCCGGGATTGTGGCGATTACCGGTTTCGTCGACGTCGACACGGCGGTGCGGTCGATGAAGGCCGGGGCCGACGACTTCCTCGGGAAGCCGTTTGATGCGGAGATTCTCTGGCATGTGCTGAACAAGGCGGCCGACAACCGTGCGCGGCAGATTGCGGCGGAGCAGGCTGCGGTGTACCGGCAGCTGGCCTACACGGACGCGTTGACGGGGTGTCCGAACCGCCGGTTCATCGACGAGTTCCTGGCCGACGCGGTCTTCCGGGCGCGGGAGGAGGGCAGGCAGCTTTCGGTGGCGTACCTCGACATCGACAACTTCAAGCTGCTGAACGACTTCGTGGGGCACGAAGAGGGTGACCGGGTGCTCCAGCGGGTGGTGCGAACGCTGGAGCGGCACGTGGAGCCGCCGGCACAGTTCGCCCGTTTCGGCGGCGACGAGTTCGTGGTGGTGCTGCCGGGCTGGACGGAGGAGCGTGCGCGGCGGCTGATGGAGCGGGTGCGGCGGGCCATCGGGCAGATCGAGGTGGTGAACGGGGCTCGGGTCACGCTGCCGACGCGGATTTCGGTGGGCGTGGCGAGCCTGCGTGAGGGGCAGTCGCCACGCGACCTGGTCGCAGAGGCGGAGGATGCGATGTACCTCGACAAGGCCGTCTCGCCGGCGATGGTGACGGCGGCGATGGAACGGGCAATCACACAGGAGGATGCGCTGCTGAAGGCTGGGAACATCAAAGCGCTGCGGAACCTGGTGAAGGCGATTGACCGGCGGGATTCGTATACGCGGTTCCACAGCGACCACGCGACCCAGCTGGCCATCCGGCTTGGCACGGAACTGGGACTGGACGACGGGGCGATGCAGGCGCTGGCGATCGGGGGGCCGATTCACGACCTCGGGAAGATCGTGGTGCCGGACGAGATCCTGCGGAAGCCGGGGCCGCTGACGCTCGAAGAGCGCAGGGCGATGGAGGAGCACCCGGTGATGGGAGCGGCCATCACTGCGGCGGTTACGGACCTCGACTCGGTGGTAAACCTCGTGCGGCACCACCACGAACGGTACGACGGCGAGGGGTACCCGGGACGGCTGAAGGGAACCGAAGTGCCGCTGGCGACCCGGCTGTTCACCCTGGCGGACGCGTATTCGGCGATGACGACCGACCGGCCGTACCGGAAGGGGCTGACACTGGAGATGGCGGTCGAGGAGATCCTGCGCGGGCGGGGGACGCAATTCGACCCTGAGCTGGCGGAGGCATTCGTCAGCATGATCGAGCGGGCAGCCAGGGAGAACGCGGAGCGGGCCGCATGA
- a CDS encoding carboxymuconolactone decarboxylase family protein: MARLPFVTREDLPEELRYVWDRNAVGREVPNIFRTMANNPEVWRAYLRLGNGLWNHCGLDVGTRELVILRTAILHHSQYEWHQHVRIGRQAGLSDAKIVALHHWKTSDLFSEVERAILEYVDAVNASGHPGQEVHDRLAALVAPGTLVGVNLLTGFYGMTARFLSAMEVELEEPFVGWQLNG, translated from the coding sequence ATGGCGCGACTGCCGTTTGTCACGAGGGAAGACCTGCCGGAGGAGCTGCGGTATGTGTGGGACCGGAACGCGGTCGGCCGGGAGGTGCCGAACATCTTCCGGACGATGGCGAATAACCCGGAGGTGTGGCGCGCCTACCTGCGGCTCGGCAACGGGCTGTGGAATCACTGCGGCCTGGACGTTGGGACGCGCGAGCTGGTGATCCTGCGGACGGCGATCCTGCACCACAGCCAGTACGAGTGGCACCAGCACGTGCGGATTGGGCGGCAGGCAGGCCTGAGCGACGCAAAGATCGTGGCGCTCCACCACTGGAAGACGAGCGACCTGTTCAGCGAGGTGGAGCGGGCCATCCTGGAATATGTCGACGCGGTGAACGCATCGGGCCACCCCGGGCAGGAGGTGCATGACCGGCTGGCCGCGCTCGTTGCGCCGGGGACACTGGTGGGCGTCAACCTGCTGACGGGGTTTTACGGGATGACCGCGCGGTTTCTCTCGGCGATGGAGGTTGAGCTGGAGGAGCCGTTCGTGGGCTGGCAGCTGAACGGATAA
- a CDS encoding alkaline phosphatase family protein, whose amino-acid sequence MQSAMTAAAVGPERPGGQGLDPHQEESGNLAIHKLLTTDDGRAWTDFVATVRQGRDGSWSYEAWALRGMVRWIRRYAPEGGYVHEVVEVIGENPLERQDYRALATYDEEMAAAGNPADVQQAYIEPERLTYPYAYERISQLFDSPNAPDLIVNPKSYAYGRQPGQHGALDVVQSRSPLVFSGPGAKRGAVVDAPAKQVDIAPTIARLMGFPLIDGRDITGRTSSERGCPPDVYLKRQDGRVLEEMLDDSTGRPERVYILLLDGQSHTELLYRLEREPDAIPNLRRLIARGCLLRYGSITNFPSITWPSHNAIGTGAWSGHHDIVNPTYFLRATRELVSPQGQQFDTARFLNPEVETLFEAFKRVLGDGVFTASINEPCTRGADHASLERRLVGDRGRLIALTKETEHEINPRWYEELEEEGHRLQGQIDNRGLAQARLLFLDESHPAPVFVYHEFAQPDSSAHDYGPHHEGARAALDETDRRIGHILRTLEERGLFETTLFVITTDHGMATQNIELRANPARIPQRDGMAAVTAEPCIYLRDLRVEVEVTHDGRSARFFVADNDPDERGEHPPVPGATIVVTDRKDGLVARVATDTNGLAACAVPAELEPGELLAAVHAEGFNPRHLRLDGTNVCIDLREVLYGQG is encoded by the coding sequence ATGCAGAGTGCGATGACGGCAGCAGCGGTCGGGCCGGAGCGGCCGGGCGGACAGGGGCTCGACCCGCACCAGGAGGAGTCGGGGAACCTGGCCATCCACAAGCTGCTCACGACCGACGACGGCCGGGCGTGGACCGATTTCGTGGCCACGGTGCGGCAGGGGCGGGACGGGTCGTGGAGCTATGAGGCGTGGGCGCTGCGGGGGATGGTGCGCTGGATACGCCGGTACGCGCCGGAAGGCGGATACGTGCACGAGGTGGTCGAGGTCATCGGCGAAAACCCGCTGGAGCGGCAGGACTACCGGGCGCTCGCGACCTACGACGAGGAGATGGCGGCGGCAGGGAACCCGGCGGACGTGCAGCAGGCGTACATCGAGCCGGAGCGGCTGACCTACCCGTACGCATACGAGCGGATCTCGCAGCTGTTCGACAGCCCGAACGCGCCGGACCTCATCGTCAACCCGAAGAGCTATGCCTACGGGCGGCAGCCGGGCCAGCACGGGGCGCTGGATGTGGTGCAGTCCCGGTCGCCGCTGGTGTTTTCCGGGCCGGGGGCGAAGCGCGGGGCGGTGGTTGATGCGCCGGCAAAGCAGGTGGATATTGCGCCGACGATTGCGCGGCTGATGGGCTTCCCGCTGATCGACGGGCGGGACATCACCGGGCGGACGTCGAGTGAGCGGGGATGCCCGCCGGACGTGTACCTGAAGCGGCAGGACGGCAGGGTGCTGGAGGAGATGCTGGACGACTCGACGGGCCGCCCGGAGCGGGTCTATATCCTGCTACTGGACGGGCAGTCGCATACGGAGCTGCTCTACCGGCTCGAACGAGAGCCGGATGCGATCCCGAATCTGCGGCGGCTGATTGCACGCGGGTGTCTGCTCCGGTACGGGAGCATCACGAACTTCCCGAGCATCACGTGGCCGAGCCACAACGCTATCGGGACGGGGGCATGGAGCGGGCACCACGACATCGTGAACCCGACCTACTTCCTGCGGGCGACGCGCGAACTCGTCTCTCCGCAGGGGCAGCAGTTCGACACGGCGCGGTTCCTGAATCCGGAGGTGGAGACGCTTTTCGAAGCGTTCAAGCGGGTGCTGGGGGATGGGGTGTTTACGGCGTCGATCAACGAGCCGTGCACGCGGGGGGCGGACCATGCGTCGCTCGAGCGGCGGCTGGTCGGCGACCGGGGCCGGCTGATTGCCCTGACGAAGGAGACGGAGCATGAGATTAACCCGCGCTGGTACGAGGAGCTGGAGGAGGAGGGGCACCGGCTGCAGGGCCAGATCGACAACCGGGGGCTCGCGCAGGCGCGGCTGCTCTTCCTGGATGAGAGCCACCCGGCGCCGGTCTTCGTCTACCACGAGTTCGCACAGCCGGACAGCTCGGCGCACGACTACGGGCCGCACCACGAGGGAGCCCGGGCCGCGCTGGATGAGACGGACCGCCGGATAGGGCACATCCTGCGAACGCTCGAGGAACGTGGGCTGTTCGAGACGACGCTGTTCGTGATTACGACGGACCACGGCATGGCAACGCAGAACATCGAGCTGCGGGCGAACCCGGCGCGGATTCCGCAGCGAGACGGGATGGCAGCGGTAACGGCAGAGCCGTGCATCTACCTCCGCGACCTGCGCGTGGAGGTGGAGGTGACGCACGACGGCCGGAGCGCGCGCTTTTTCGTGGCCGATAACGACCCGGATGAGCGCGGGGAGCACCCGCCGGTGCCCGGGGCGACGATCGTGGTCACCGACCGGAAGGATGGGCTGGTTGCCCGGGTGGCCACCGATACGAACGGGCTGGCGGCGTGCGCTGTGCCGGCGGAGCTGGAGCCGGGCGAGCTGCTGGCGGCGGTGCACGCGGAGGGGTTCAACCCGCGCCACCTGCGGCTGGACGGGACAAATGTGTGCATCGACCTGCGAGAGGTGCTCTACGGGCAGGGGTAA
- a CDS encoding Zn-ribbon domain-containing OB-fold protein has protein sequence MHDYSKVLPQATPETQPFWDGLKEGKLMLQRNKATGKAYFPPRPFDPRDPFAEVEWFEASGKGRLLSYVISHRPPPGFEAPFAIAVVETDEGIKMMTNIIDCPQTPEALQLDMRLELAPTKVNDEITLPTWRPAREA, from the coding sequence TTGCACGATTACTCCAAGGTTCTCCCGCAGGCCACGCCGGAGACCCAGCCGTTTTGGGATGGGTTGAAGGAGGGCAAGTTGATGCTCCAGCGGAACAAGGCGACGGGGAAGGCGTACTTTCCGCCGCGGCCGTTCGACCCCCGCGACCCGTTCGCGGAGGTGGAGTGGTTTGAGGCGAGCGGTAAGGGGCGGCTGCTGAGCTACGTCATCAGCCACCGGCCGCCGCCGGGGTTCGAGGCGCCGTTCGCGATCGCGGTTGTCGAGACGGACGAGGGCATCAAGATGATGACGAACATCATCGATTGCCCGCAGACGCCGGAAGCGCTCCAGCTGGACATGCGGCTCGAACTGGCGCCGACGAAGGTGAATGACGAGATCACGCTGCCGACCTGGCGGCCGGCGAGGGAGGCGTAG
- a CDS encoding thiolase C-terminal domain-containing protein has translation MPKPGSVAIVGAAEVVSPEGRFPNLSQLGLHARAAILAMQEAGLKPSDIDGVACAGASPTEVAFYLGITPTYVDGTAVGGCSFMIHVRHAVAAIETGLAKTVLITHGESGRSGIGRGGFGFARQSLNAQFEGWTGPMGPPTLFTVPVLRYMKTYGVTEEHLAMVAVVQREYAARNPNAMMKDPITVEDVLNSRMIAYPFRLLMCCLVTDGGGALILTSADRAKDFPTKPVYVLGTGESVETPMVSQMEDFTSSRAFRVAGPRAFQEAGITHDDVDHLMIYDAFAHLPLYGLEDLGFVGRGEAAQFIWEGNTRANGKLPLNTNGGGLSYTHSGMYGMYALQESVRQCRGTAPAQIPGVKVSVAHGVGGMFGASGTVVLSNERP, from the coding sequence ATGCCGAAACCGGGAAGTGTTGCCATTGTGGGCGCGGCGGAGGTGGTTTCGCCGGAGGGGCGGTTCCCCAATCTTTCGCAGCTGGGGCTGCATGCCCGGGCAGCAATCCTCGCCATGCAGGAGGCCGGGCTGAAGCCGTCGGACATCGACGGTGTGGCCTGTGCGGGTGCGAGCCCGACCGAGGTCGCGTTCTACCTGGGCATCACGCCGACGTACGTGGACGGTACGGCCGTGGGCGGGTGTTCGTTTATGATCCATGTGCGGCACGCGGTGGCGGCGATCGAAACGGGCCTTGCGAAGACCGTGCTGATTACGCACGGGGAGAGCGGCCGGTCGGGCATCGGGCGGGGCGGATTCGGCTTCGCGCGGCAGTCGCTGAATGCCCAGTTCGAAGGCTGGACCGGGCCGATGGGTCCGCCGACGCTCTTCACGGTGCCCGTGCTGCGGTACATGAAGACGTACGGGGTCACCGAGGAGCACCTGGCGATGGTGGCGGTGGTCCAGCGCGAGTATGCGGCGCGCAACCCGAACGCCATGATGAAGGACCCAATCACCGTCGAGGATGTGCTGAACTCGCGGATGATTGCGTATCCGTTCCGGCTGCTGATGTGCTGCCTGGTGACGGACGGCGGCGGGGCGCTCATCCTGACCTCGGCGGACCGGGCGAAGGACTTCCCGACGAAGCCGGTGTACGTCCTCGGGACGGGCGAGAGCGTGGAGACCCCGATGGTGAGCCAGATGGAGGATTTCACGAGCTCGCGGGCGTTCCGGGTTGCGGGGCCGCGGGCCTTCCAGGAGGCGGGGATCACGCACGACGACGTCGACCACCTGATGATTTATGACGCGTTCGCGCACCTGCCGCTCTACGGGCTCGAGGACCTCGGGTTCGTGGGCCGGGGCGAAGCGGCGCAGTTCATCTGGGAAGGGAACACCCGGGCGAATGGCAAGCTTCCGCTGAACACCAACGGCGGGGGCCTGAGCTACACCCACTCGGGGATGTACGGGATGTACGCGCTGCAGGAGAGCGTCCGGCAGTGCCGCGGGACGGCGCCCGCGCAGATTCCCGGCGTGAAGGTGAGCGTTGCGCACGGGGTCGGCGGGATGTTCGGCGCATCCGGGACGGTGGTGCTTTCGAACGAGCGGCCGTAA
- the coaE gene encoding dephospho-CoA kinase (Dephospho-CoA kinase (CoaE) performs the final step in coenzyme A biosynthesis.) — MPLVIGLAGTIAAGKSTVAQLLVERGAHHCDADKLVHRLYDPGTPGFARVVEAFGEEIIGPDGSIDRKVLGAKVFGKPEEMNRLTRAIGSITEAVKGVIDGWRAELGDDAICVMEAVNLMEPGYARWCDQTWLIGVDDAIARRRLIETRGMSEEEANQRLASMVPLEVRAPGADWVYRNNGTLEELREAVYGELDRLLTKRAAGEPLESRFPAWWAAFLERNRERLKATGVTIPEQAAGS; from the coding sequence ATGCCGCTCGTGATTGGACTTGCGGGGACGATTGCCGCCGGGAAATCCACGGTGGCGCAGCTGCTGGTGGAGCGCGGGGCGCACCACTGCGATGCCGACAAGCTGGTGCACCGGCTGTACGACCCGGGCACGCCCGGGTTCGCGCGGGTGGTGGAGGCCTTCGGCGAGGAGATTATCGGGCCGGACGGCTCTATCGACCGGAAGGTGCTGGGGGCGAAGGTCTTCGGGAAGCCGGAGGAGATGAACCGGCTGACGCGGGCGATCGGCTCGATTACGGAGGCGGTGAAGGGCGTCATCGATGGGTGGCGGGCCGAGCTGGGCGACGACGCGATTTGCGTGATGGAGGCGGTGAACCTGATGGAGCCGGGGTACGCGCGCTGGTGCGACCAGACGTGGCTCATCGGGGTCGATGATGCGATTGCGCGCCGGCGGCTGATTGAGACCCGCGGCATGAGCGAGGAGGAGGCGAACCAGCGGCTGGCGAGCATGGTGCCGCTCGAGGTTCGCGCGCCGGGCGCCGACTGGGTGTACCGGAACAACGGGACGCTGGAGGAGCTGCGTGAGGCCGTCTACGGGGAGCTGGACCGGCTGCTGACGAAGCGGGCGGCCGGCGAGCCGCTGGAGTCGAGGTTCCCGGCGTGGTGGGCGGCCTTCCTTGAGCGGAACCGGGAGCGGCTGAAGGCGACCGGGGTGACGATCCCGGAGCAGGCAGCAGGCAGCTGA
- a CDS encoding FAS1-like dehydratase domain-containing protein, translating into MADEGFEFPVDRTQVMLFARSLLDIRPEYWDPNDPATKAIGGITVPPTFVQCSAHWQPDYPLDLTRPRKEPRQPRPEGQGGGGLGRGLHAEQHYEYHHPIFVGDTLTVTTRPGRRWEKEGRRGGRLQFSETITEYRNQDGVLCVTAISVGVQTEKAVEQ; encoded by the coding sequence ATGGCTGATGAAGGCTTCGAGTTCCCGGTCGACCGGACGCAGGTGATGCTGTTCGCGCGGTCGCTCCTGGACATCCGGCCGGAGTACTGGGACCCGAACGACCCGGCGACGAAGGCGATCGGGGGCATTACGGTGCCGCCCACCTTCGTGCAGTGCAGCGCGCACTGGCAGCCGGATTATCCGCTCGACCTGACCCGCCCGCGGAAGGAGCCGCGCCAGCCGCGGCCGGAGGGGCAGGGCGGCGGGGGCCTCGGCCGCGGCCTGCATGCGGAGCAGCACTACGAGTACCATCACCCGATTTTTGTCGGGGATACGCTGACGGTGACGACCAGGCCGGGGCGGCGCTGGGAGAAGGAGGGCCGCCGCGGCGGGCGTCTCCAGTTCTCGGAGACGATTACGGAGTACCGGAACCAGGACGGGGTGCTGTGCGTGACGGCGATCAGCGTGGGCGTGCAGACCGAGAAGGCTGTGGAGCAGTAG
- a CDS encoding MaoC/PaaZ C-terminal domain-containing protein: MPLQVGDTREQVVIEKINRTHIVKYAGASGDFNPIHHDEVFAKEVAGYPSVFAHGMLSMGLTGRALTDWLGVMALKRYGVRFTRQVWPGDTLTAKFEVTKVEDGLATIKVVTVNQNGETVIEGEAVAKADAV; the protein is encoded by the coding sequence ATGCCGCTGCAGGTTGGCGATACGCGCGAGCAGGTGGTGATCGAAAAGATCAACCGAACGCACATCGTGAAGTACGCGGGGGCGAGCGGGGACTTCAACCCGATCCACCACGACGAGGTGTTCGCGAAGGAGGTTGCCGGCTACCCGTCCGTGTTCGCCCACGGAATGCTCTCGATGGGGCTCACGGGCCGGGCGCTTACGGACTGGCTCGGGGTGATGGCCCTGAAGCGGTACGGCGTCCGGTTCACGCGGCAGGTGTGGCCGGGCGACACGCTGACGGCAAAGTTTGAAGTCACGAAGGTGGAGGATGGCCTCGCGACCATCAAGGTGGTCACTGTGAACCAGAACGGCGAGACGGTGATCGAGGGCGAGGCCGTCGCAAAGGCGGACGCCGTCTAA
- the thrS gene encoding threonine--tRNA ligase: MATPIETHVDLASLPKEERLARMRHSAAHLLAEAMLELFPDAELGIGPPIDTGFYYDFRLPRSLTPEDLAWLENRMRESVARRLPFQMASISREEALERWKNQPFKLDLLKDLEDGAITQCTHGNFTDLCKGGHVNHTGEIGAFKLTSVAGAYWRGSEKNPQLQRVYGALFETEEELAAYERQLEEARRRDHRRIGKELKIFELFDETGPGHVVWLPNGATIRRELQRWMEDLELERGYRHVVTPAVSKRQLYVKSGHWDHFHDAMYPVMEREGEEYVLRPMNCPSHIMVFASELHSYREFPIRIAEFGNMHRWEKSGQVSGMSRVRIMTLNDAHIFCTDPAMVEAEVEGVLRLMEHAYGVLGLRNYRYRLSLADPDDKEKYVDNPEMWQQGEALLRRVLDRLGLNYFPAVGEAAFYGPKIDVQFMTAAGKEETLSTIQVDFHFPRQFGLEYIGEDGERHQPIIVHRGVISTLERMVALLIEEYEGNFPLWLAPVQAVVIPIADRHQPYAREVAGALRQYRLRVEVDDRNERMNAKIRDAQLQKVPYMLIVGDREAEARAVSLRVRGEGDQGSVPLAEVVERLRRERDERLLVPGVHPAAPAPAAGG, encoded by the coding sequence ATGGCAACGCCAATCGAAACCCACGTCGACCTCGCCTCCCTCCCGAAAGAAGAGCGGCTTGCGCGCATGCGCCATTCCGCCGCCCATCTCCTCGCTGAGGCGATGCTCGAGCTCTTCCCCGATGCCGAACTCGGCATCGGCCCGCCCATCGATACCGGCTTCTACTACGACTTCCGCCTCCCGCGCTCCCTCACCCCCGAGGACCTCGCATGGCTCGAAAACCGCATGCGCGAGAGCGTCGCCCGCAGGCTCCCCTTCCAGATGGCCAGCATCTCCCGCGAAGAAGCCCTCGAACGCTGGAAGAACCAGCCCTTCAAGCTCGACCTCCTTAAAGACCTCGAAGACGGCGCCATCACCCAGTGCACCCACGGCAACTTCACCGACCTCTGCAAGGGCGGCCATGTCAACCACACCGGAGAAATCGGCGCCTTCAAGCTCACCTCCGTCGCCGGCGCCTACTGGCGCGGCTCCGAGAAAAACCCCCAGCTGCAGCGCGTCTACGGCGCCCTCTTCGAAACCGAGGAAGAGCTCGCCGCCTACGAACGCCAGCTCGAAGAGGCCCGCCGGCGCGACCACCGTCGCATCGGCAAAGAGCTCAAAATCTTCGAGCTCTTCGATGAAACCGGCCCCGGCCACGTCGTCTGGCTCCCCAACGGCGCCACCATCCGCCGCGAACTCCAGCGCTGGATGGAAGACCTCGAGCTCGAGCGCGGCTACCGCCACGTCGTCACCCCTGCCGTCTCCAAGCGCCAGCTCTACGTCAAATCCGGCCACTGGGACCACTTCCACGACGCCATGTACCCCGTCATGGAGCGCGAAGGCGAAGAATATGTCCTCCGCCCCATGAACTGCCCGTCCCACATCATGGTCTTCGCCTCCGAGCTCCACTCCTACCGAGAATTCCCCATCCGCATTGCCGAGTTCGGCAACATGCATCGCTGGGAGAAGAGTGGCCAGGTCTCCGGCATGAGCCGCGTCCGCATCATGACGCTCAACGACGCCCACATCTTCTGCACCGACCCCGCCATGGTCGAAGCCGAAGTCGAAGGGGTCCTCCGCCTCATGGAGCACGCCTACGGCGTCCTGGGCCTGCGCAACTACCGCTACCGCCTCTCACTCGCCGACCCCGACGATAAGGAGAAGTACGTCGATAACCCCGAGATGTGGCAGCAGGGCGAGGCCCTCCTCCGCCGCGTCCTGGATCGCCTCGGCCTCAACTACTTCCCCGCCGTCGGCGAAGCCGCCTTCTACGGCCCCAAGATCGATGTCCAGTTCATGACCGCCGCCGGCAAGGAGGAGACCCTCTCCACCATCCAGGTCGACTTCCACTTCCCCCGCCAGTTCGGCCTCGAGTACATCGGCGAGGACGGCGAGCGGCACCAGCCCATCATCGTCCACCGCGGCGTCATCTCCACCCTCGAGCGCATGGTCGCCCTCCTCATCGAGGAGTACGAAGGCAACTTTCCCCTCTGGCTCGCCCCCGTCCAGGCCGTCGTCATCCCGATCGCCGACCGCCATCAGCCCTACGCCCGCGAGGTCGCCGGGGCGCTCCGCCAGTACCGCCTCCGCGTCGAGGTCGACGACCGGAACGAGCGCATGAACGCCAAGATCCGCGACGCCCAGCTCCAGAAGGTGCCCTACATGCTCATCGTTGGCGACCGCGAAGCTGAGGCCCGCGCCGTCTCCCTCCGCGTCCGCGGCGAAGGCGACCAGGGCTCCGTCCCCCTCGCCGAGGTCGTCGAGCGGCTCCGCCGCGAGCGTGATGAACGCCTCCTCGTCCCGGGTGTGCATCCAGCAGCCCCTGCCCCCGCGGCAGGCGGCTGA